In Neospora caninum Liverpool complete genome, chromosome Ib, one DNA window encodes the following:
- a CDS encoding putative ftsJ-like methyltransferase domain-containing protein has translation MTPSSLPPPRSDLSSSASSVPGCSGQERDCQSNPVSCAPVLPSTEACGACSSRFSSLPSSLHVPEGTQSGGSSCLSSPLLSPLVAPAGRENLRASPQSPNVRVRGRANLSPSWSSHLSRRRLSWNSTESPKAADAASSICGVTESPEMSAEVYGFVSWIASFAAFLFFFLWAVVPHRYFHQLSITYLIDPYWALAFPVILLICLATTFFLYTAATLLKTQPLESFNLLPDRAHLAVMPDELHATLWRAAALSSAAITDIATSREKRYEDPSAVLPSPPPRRIQVPEIYDLPPGAINRIMFPLSE, from the exons ATGACGCCGTCCTCCCTTCCGCCTCCCCGTTCCgatctttcttcctctgcttcttctgtgcCTGGGTGCTCGGGACAGGAACGCGATTGTCAATCCAATCCGGTTTCCTGTGCGCCTGTGCTGCCTTCGACTGAAGCTTGTGGCGCGTgttcgtctcgcttttcctcgctgccgtcttctctgcatgtcCCTGAAGGTACCCAATCTGGcggttcttcctgtctctcttcgcccttgctgtctccgttggTGGCCCCTGCTGGCCGGGAGAATCTGCGGGCCTCGCCCCAGAGCCCCAACGTGCGCGTCCGCGGCCGCGCAAATCTGAGTCCCTCGTGGAGCAGCCACTTGAGTCGCCGCCGCCTTTCCTGGAATTCGACAGAGTCGCCGAAGGCTGCGGACGCCGCGTCGTCGATCTGCGGAGTCACGGAAAGCCCTGAAATGTCTGCCGAGGTCTACGGCTTTGTCTCCTGGAttgcttccttcgccgccttcctcttcttctttctctgggCCGTCGTCCCTCACAGATACTTTCACCAGTTGTCCATCACGTACCTCATCGATCC GTACTGGGCACTTGCGTTCCCCGTGATTCTCCTAATCTGCTTGGCAACCACGTTCTTCCTCTACACGGCTGCCACTCTCCTGAAGACGCAGCCTCTCGAATCCTTCAACCTTCTCCCAG ACCGCGCACATCTCGCCGTCATGCCCGACGAATTGCACGCGACTCTCTGGCGAGCGGCGGCACTTTCTTCAGCAGCCATCACCGACATCGCCACCAGTCGAGAAAAGCGCTACGAGGATCCCTCCGCCGTGCTGCCGTCTCCCCCGCCCCGGCGCATCCAAGTGCCAGAAATCTACGACTTGCCGCCCGGGGCTATCAACCGAATCATGTTTCCACTATCTGAGTGA
- a CDS encoding putative ftsJ-like methyltransferase domain-containing protein produces MAGGDQRKKKKGKERLDKFYHLAKEQGYRARSAFKLLQLSQRFNLFQKNCSRVVDLCAAPGGWLQVAAKHCPVASTIVGVDLVPIQPIRGVETFTGDITTAACAAKLRKLVKFGEVDLVLHDGSPNMGTDWSVDAFNQNVLVLSAARLACQLLAAGATFVSKVFRSGDYAALLYVLQTLFDRVDATKPQASRAVSAEIFVVCRGFKKPAVLDERLFDPKYVFLQAEDETGEQPSKKALKDEEGGEAAEGESDEEEGIFFGTKGGKKGQFAELVRRRAKRHRNGDILAGLRRISVDEFFRSKDPTTLLVEQAREIFFQDGALPLEEAVRAHRLTTQEIRDCLTDVQVLGKAELAAILKWRFRVKKEISVALGLSKHSAEERKDGEHEKEAEGEEDGEEDADGSDGDSDAGIDEELSRLHASVSRREAKQQKRAAQKQKQLEMRKKLTRGAFFDAAEGPSDPDLFRFDAKAIEMLETKEEKLVDASLLLTGGEEDEEGTQKKGRRSRADGGEGEDVVAGSDESEDDGQLDDLDDVDRMEIELTLAHRLRKQREAEALAAGPKKKQTRREKVTGEWMQELQAFRNSMQRRAGEALAERRRAEEEENDDDDDEDNDEETSKEVFEDGLSESLGSDSRVGGNLRGATQADRWFSQPMFGGLQLRGDGEREASDDEFNPVIKAGRLQGTEGKKRQTGAEDSSSEDGQRTDEEDSSADVTRELADHDLPQVPLSEKQQQKRKRAAQAEKERNKKQRRKAAADGLMAPDSDEEDDKTGLRGKARIEEVPAPPEIQRPTDPDEVAEIQALGSLLVQKSARMDLIDGAYNRFAFNDDALPEWFEEDEKVHLRPELPVTKELMREYRQKLLDISRRPIRKVQEARARKKLREKRRLQKVKSQAAAVAESTEFTEAAKARAIDKIARQARRADGKRGKDYVVTRRVGGGKLAQKKAGKKGDGNNRVKLVDRRLKKDKRAMKAAMKKRGGKRGLKKKGRKA; encoded by the exons ATGGCGGGCGGAGACCAgcgcaagaagaagaaggggaaggagcgTCTGGATAAGTTTTACCACCTTGCGAAGGAGCAGGGTTACCGCGCACGTAGCGCCTTCAAACTTCTCCAACTCAGCCAGCGCTTCAATCTCTTTCAAAAGAACTGCAGCCGCGTCGTGGATCTTTGCGCCGCGCCGGGAGGGTGGCTGCAAGTCGCCGCGAAGCACTGTCCGGTGGCGAGCACCATCGTCGGCGTTGACCTGGTCCCCATCCAACCGATCCGCGGAGTCGAAACGTTCACTGGAGACATCACcacggctgcatgcgcggccaAGCTCCGGAAACTCGTCAAG TTTGGCGAAGTAGACCTCGTCCTGCACGATGGGTCTCCCAACATGGGTACGGACTGGAGCGTGGACGCGTTCAACCAGAACGTATTGGTGCTTTCCGCGGCGAGGCTCGCGTGTCAACTGCTGGCTGCAGGCGCGACGTTTGTCTCCAAGGTCTTTCGTTCAGGGGACTACGCGGCGCTGTTGTACGTCCTGCAGACGCTGTTTGACCGTGTGGACGCCACGAAGCCGCAGGCGAGTCGCGCAGTCTCTGCGGAGATATTCGTGGTCTGTCGCGGGTTCAAGAAGCCAGCGGTGCTCGACGAGCGGCTCTTCGATCCGAAATACGTCTTTCTGCAGGCCGAGGACGAGACGGGCGAGCAGCCGAGCAAGAAGGCGctgaaggacgaagagggaggcgaggccgcggagggcgagtcggacgaggaagaggggatTTTCTTCGGGACCAagggcgggaagaagggacagtTTGCCGAGCTGGTGCGCAGGCGCGCCAAGCGCCATCGCAACGGCGACATCCTCGCTGGGCTGCGTCGCATCTCCGTCGACGAGTTCTTCCGGAGCAAAGACCCCACAACGCTCCTCGTCGAGCAAGCAAGAGAGATCTTCTTCCAGGACGGAGCTTTGCCGCTGGAAGAGGCCGTGCGCGCCCACCGGCTGACGACCCAGGAGATCCGGGACTGCCTCACGGACGTCCAGGTGCTTGGGAAAGCCGAACTCGCCGCCATCCTCAAGTGGCGCTTTCGCGTGAAAAAGGAAatctccgtcgccctcggcctCAGCAAACACagcgccgaggagagaaaagacggagagcacgagaaggaagcggaaggcgaggaagacggagaggaagacgctgACGGGTCGGATGGAGACAGTGACGCCGGCATCGACGAG GAACTGTcacggctgcatgcgtccgtGAGCCGgcgggaggcgaagcagcaaaAACGCGCggcacagaaacagaaacagctGGAGATGCGGAAAAAGCTGACTCGCGGGGCCTTTTTTGACGCGGCCGAAGGCCCGAGCGATCCTGATCTCTTTCGCTTCGACGCGAAAGCGATCGAAAtgctggagacgaaagaggagaagctgGTGGACGCGTCACTGCTCCTCacgggcggcgaagaggacgaagaaggaacgcaAAAGAAGGGCCGACGGAGCCGAgcagacggcggcgaaggcgaagatgTCGTCGCCGGGTCCGatgaaagcgaagacgacggacaGCTCGACGATCTGGATGATGTGGACAG GATGGAAATAGAGCTGACGCTGGCGCACCGATTGCGGAAACAGCGGGAGGCCGAGGCACTTGCCGCAGgcccgaagaagaagcagactcgcagagaaaaggtgaCCGGGGAGTGGATGCAAGAGCTCCAAGCTTTCCGGAACTCAATGCAACGCCGTGCCGGAGAGGCGCTCGCCGAACGCAGGcgagccgaggaagaggaaaatgaTGACGATGACGACGAGGATAATGACGAGGAAACAAGCAAAGAGGTCTTCGAAG ATGGGCTTTCCGAGTCTTTGGGGTCAGATTCGCGAGTCGGGGGAAACCTTCGCGGCGCCACTCAGGCAGACCGCTGGTTCTCGCAGCCGATGTTTGGAGGACTCCAGCTGCGTGGTGACGGtgagcgcgaggcgagcgacgacgagTTCAATCCCGTCATCAAGGCCGGTCGACTGCAAGGcacggaagggaagaagcggcagacAGGCGCAGAGGACTCCAGTTCCGAGGACGGCCAGCGaacggacgaagaagactcgAGCGCAGATGTCACTCGCGAGCTCGCTGACCACGACCTCCCTCAGGTTCCTTTGTCTGAGAAGCAGCAACAGAAGCGCAAGAGAGCCGcgcaagcagagaaggaaagaaacaagaAACAGCGCAGAAAGGCGGCGGCCGACGGCCTCATGGCCCCTGActccgacgaggaagacgacaaaaCGGGTCTTCGCGGCAAAGCCAG AATCGAAGAAGTCCCTGCGCCGCCGGAGATCCAGCGACCGACAGATCCCGATGAAGTGGCTGAGATCCAAGCGCTCGGGTCGCTGTTGGTCCAGAAGTCCGCGCGAATGGACCTGATCGACGGAGCCTACAACCGCTTCGCATTCAACGACGACGCCTTGCCAGAATG GtttgaggaagacgaaaaggtTCATCTGCGCCCGGAGTTGCCTGTCACCAAGGAGCTCATGCGCGAGTACCGGCAAAAACTCCTGGACATCAGCCGGCGGCCGATTCGCAAG GTCCAAGAAGCCCGCGCTCGAAAGaagctgcgagagaaacgccgccTGCAGAAGGTGAAGAGCCAGGCAGCAGCCGTGGCGGAATCCACAGAGTTCAcggaagcggcgaaggctcGTGCCATCGACAAGATCGCCCGACAGGCGCGACGAG CGGACGGCAAACGGGGCAAGGACTACGTGGTGACTCGGCGTGTGGGCGGCGGCAAGTTggcgcagaagaaggccgggaagaagggagacggcaACAACAGAGTGAAGCTTGTGGATCGCCGGCTGAAGAAGGACAAACGCGCCATGAAGGCAGCcatgaagaagagaggtggGAAACGTGGGttgaaaaagaagggaaggaaagcgtGA